The proteins below come from a single Streptomyces tubercidicus genomic window:
- a CDS encoding NAD(P)H-dependent oxidoreductase produces MSKVLVVVGHPDLSQSKHNAALVDAVRDLAHVTVHDLYAAYPDFQVDADAEQALLAEHDVIVFQHPVYWYNTPPLFRQWQDTVLTHRWAFTYDGTPSQLAGKKAIVAVTAGAAADAYTPEGWIKTTLEPLLSNWDATLRLCQFDIQPMFKLYGTTCGLTDEGLATAAKQYNELLTSFAA; encoded by the coding sequence ATGTCCAAGGTTCTCGTTGTCGTAGGTCACCCCGACCTGTCCCAGTCGAAGCACAATGCGGCGCTGGTGGACGCCGTCCGCGATCTGGCCCATGTCACCGTGCACGACCTCTACGCCGCCTACCCCGACTTCCAGGTCGACGCCGATGCCGAGCAGGCGCTGCTGGCCGAGCACGATGTGATCGTCTTCCAGCACCCGGTGTACTGGTACAACACCCCTCCCCTGTTCCGGCAGTGGCAGGACACCGTTCTCACCCATCGCTGGGCCTTCACCTACGACGGCACCCCCTCACAGCTGGCCGGCAAGAAGGCCATCGTCGCCGTCACCGCCGGCGCCGCCGCCGACGCCTACACCCCCGAGGGCTGGATCAAGACCACCCTTGAGCCCCTCCTCAGCAATTGGGACGCGACCCTGCGACTGTGCCAGTTCGACATCCAGCCGATGTTCAAGCTGTACGGCACCACCTGCGGCCTCACCGACGAGGGCCTGGCCACCGCCGCAAAGCAGTACAACGAACTGCTCACCTCCTTCGCCGCCTGA
- a CDS encoding NAD(P)H-dependent oxidoreductase, giving the protein MSKVLVVVGHPDLSQSKHNAALVDAVRDLTHVTVHDLYAAYPDFQIDADAERTLLAEHDVIVFQHPVYWYNTPPLFRQWQDTVLTHRWAFTYDGTPSQLAGKKAIVAITSGGPAESYTPEGMNKATIETLLSSWDATLRLCQFDIQPMFKLHGTAFGASEDLATTAKQYNELLASFA; this is encoded by the coding sequence ATGTCCAAGGTTCTCGTCGTCGTGGGCCATCCCGACTTGTCCCAGTCGAAGCACAATGCGGCGCTGGTGGACGCCGTCCGCGATCTGACCCATGTCACCGTGCACGACCTCTACGCCGCCTACCCCGACTTCCAGATCGACGCCGATGCCGAGCGGACGCTGCTGGCCGAACACGATGTGATCGTCTTCCAGCACCCGGTGTACTGGTACAACACCCCTCCCCTGTTCCGGCAGTGGCAGGACACCGTTCTCACCCATCGCTGGGCCTTCACCTACGACGGCACCCCCTCACAGCTGGCCGGCAAGAAGGCCATCGTCGCCATCACCTCCGGCGGCCCCGCCGAGAGCTACACCCCCGAAGGCATGAACAAAGCCACCATCGAGACCCTCCTCAGCAGCTGGGACGCGACCCTCCGGCTGTGCCAGTTCGACATCCAGCCGATGTTCAAGCTGCACGGCACCGCCTTCGGCGCCTCCGAGGACCTGGCCACCACCGCCAAGCAGTACAACGAACTGCTCGCCTCCTTCGCCTGA
- a CDS encoding SigE family RNA polymerase sigma factor, translated as MTEIGPKDRIEAEQAYTEYVSARLPTLRRIAHLLCKDPHRADDVVQTTLTKLYVHWRRASAADDLDRYVHTMLVRCFLNEQRLAWARVRLSGAPHETPELPPAEGVPDIETRTVVHTALSRVPARQRAVLVLRYLCDLPVAEVAGILGCSEGNVKSQSARGLTRLRAQLGGQLPASAASMREA; from the coding sequence ATGACCGAGATCGGACCCAAGGACCGTATCGAGGCCGAGCAGGCGTACACGGAGTACGTCTCCGCCAGGCTGCCCACGCTCCGCCGCATCGCACACCTGCTCTGCAAGGACCCCCACCGCGCCGACGACGTCGTGCAGACAACCCTCACCAAGCTGTACGTCCACTGGCGGCGCGCCAGCGCAGCCGACGACCTGGACCGCTATGTGCACACCATGCTCGTCCGGTGCTTCCTCAACGAACAGCGGCTCGCATGGGCGCGCGTGCGCCTGTCAGGAGCCCCGCACGAAACCCCGGAGCTGCCGCCCGCCGAAGGCGTGCCGGACATCGAGACGCGCACCGTCGTCCACACGGCACTCTCGCGCGTCCCGGCCCGGCAGCGCGCCGTGCTCGTGCTGCGCTACTTGTGCGATCTTCCTGTGGCAGAGGTGGCTGGGATCCTCGGCTGTTCGGAGGGAAACGTGAAGAGCCAGTCCGCCCGCGGCCTCACCCGGCTGCGTGCCCAACTCGGCGGTCAACTGCCCGCATCCGCGGCGTCCATGAGGGAGGCGTAG
- a CDS encoding glycosyltransferase, which produces MLHSSSLHAAHGVPTAGTVDLTVVVPAYNEEHRLPRTLDAICRYLRSSPGRHAGWELIVVDDGSTDPTAAAVREAAAAEPRIRLVGSPSGLPAPPARNHGKGHAVRLGVLASRGGRVLVTDADLATPIEELALLHDQLDAGYAAAIGSRAQGDVHVEVCQHPLRKLLGRVGNRVIRAVAVPGVRDTQCGFKLFDGDQARAVFGR; this is translated from the coding sequence GTGTTGCACTCTTCTTCCCTCCATGCCGCCCACGGCGTGCCGACGGCCGGCACCGTCGACCTGACGGTGGTGGTGCCCGCGTACAACGAGGAGCACCGGCTGCCTCGGACCCTCGATGCGATCTGCCGCTATCTGCGTTCCTCTCCCGGCCGGCACGCCGGCTGGGAGCTGATCGTCGTCGACGACGGTTCCACGGACCCCACCGCGGCCGCTGTCCGCGAGGCGGCGGCGGCCGAGCCGAGGATCCGGCTGGTGGGGTCGCCGTCCGGACTGCCTGCCCCGCCCGCGCGCAACCACGGCAAGGGCCACGCGGTGCGCCTGGGGGTGCTCGCCTCGCGGGGCGGACGGGTGTTGGTGACCGACGCCGATCTGGCCACTCCCATCGAGGAGTTGGCCCTGCTGCATGATCAGCTCGACGCGGGTTACGCCGCCGCGATCGGGTCCCGCGCTCAGGGGGACGTACACGTCGAGGTGTGCCAGCATCCGCTGCGGAAGCTGCTCGGCCGGGTGGGAAACCGGGTGATACGGGCGGTCGCCGTGCCCGGTGTCCGTGATACGCAGTGTGGCTTCAAGCTCTTCGACGGCGACCAGGCACGCGCGGTCTTCGGGCGGTAG
- a CDS encoding YhjD/YihY/BrkB family envelope integrity protein: MKASDAAGHSSLFGRLRRGMRRSPVGRGWRRGRELELGSRSLGFAALGFLTLVPLLIVVSVGDPTHGRGFAQWLGEGIGVSTTSSEQIGQLFTRPGQAARTTTAFGLATLAVFGLSLGSAVQTGYERVWELSPARWYARWRHVLWLVVLVGYLFMSATTTLWRQSLALTSAALLSAVLFFWWSQRMLLGGRVGWGALLPGAVATMIGLIGLRGFSRLVFSPLIASSAVTYGAIGTVLVVQSWLVGVGVVVFGGALVGRLVLQHRHR, encoded by the coding sequence ATGAAGGCTTCTGATGCAGCGGGCCATTCCTCTCTGTTCGGACGGCTGCGCCGTGGGATGCGGCGTTCGCCGGTCGGGCGCGGATGGAGACGGGGCCGTGAGCTGGAGCTGGGGTCGCGGTCACTGGGTTTTGCGGCGCTCGGGTTCCTCACGCTGGTGCCGCTGCTGATCGTGGTCTCCGTGGGTGATCCGACGCACGGGCGGGGGTTCGCGCAGTGGCTGGGGGAGGGGATCGGTGTGTCGACGACTTCCAGTGAGCAGATCGGGCAGCTGTTCACCCGGCCTGGCCAGGCGGCACGGACCACGACCGCGTTTGGCCTTGCCACCCTTGCTGTCTTCGGTCTGTCGTTGGGGTCGGCGGTGCAGACCGGCTACGAGAGGGTCTGGGAGCTCTCGCCGGCGCGCTGGTATGCCCGGTGGCGGCATGTGCTGTGGCTCGTCGTACTCGTCGGGTACCTCTTCATGTCCGCCACCACCACGCTGTGGCGACAGTCCTTGGCCCTCACGTCGGCCGCACTGCTGAGCGCTGTGCTGTTCTTCTGGTGGTCGCAGCGGATGCTGCTCGGTGGGCGGGTCGGCTGGGGCGCCCTGCTGCCCGGCGCGGTGGCTACGATGATCGGGCTGATCGGTCTCCGGGGATTCTCCCGGCTCGTCTTCTCGCCGTTGATCGCATCCAGCGCGGTCACCTACGGCGCCATCGGAACCGTCCTGGTCGTCCAGTCCTGGCTGGTCGGTGTGGGCGTGGTGGTGTTCGGCGGTGCGCTGGTCGGCCGACTGGTTCTTCAGCACCGACACCGTTGA